In Candidatus Zixiibacteriota bacterium, a genomic segment contains:
- a CDS encoding class I SAM-dependent methyltransferase yields the protein MIKTNGWNWDKVESDFWKIPSEEVYYYLYRWKRMNFNNLLDLGCGLGRHSILFSENGFNVTSYDLSEEGIKILQKEVTDKKLQIKTMIGDIKELNLRNQEFDCILAFHSIYHVDSEDFKKVLKEIYRVLKTDGEMYITMLSKSAYSDTAKECKIIDENVRLKEEEDGTILPHFFVNYKDIKRLLNRFKIIKIRHIEDFFDGKSSWHYFIHAKRE from the coding sequence ATGATTAAGACAAACGGATGGAATTGGGATAAAGTAGAATCAGATTTTTGGAAGATTCCGTCTGAGGAGGTTTATTATTATTTATACAGATGGAAAAGGATGAATTTTAATAATTTATTAGATTTAGGATGTGGACTTGGAAGGCATTCAATATTGTTTTCAGAAAATGGTTTTAATGTAACAAGTTATGATTTATCAGAAGAAGGAATAAAAATACTACAAAAAGAAGTCACAGACAAAAAATTACAAATTAAAACGATGATTGGTGATATTAAAGAATTGAATTTAAGAAACCAAGAATTTGACTGTATTTTAGCATTTCACTCAATATATCATGTTGATTCAGAAGATTTCAAAAAAGTATTAAAGGAAATTTATAGAGTATTAAAAACAGATGGAGAAATGTATATTACAATGTTATCAAAATCAGCATACTCAGATACTGCAAAAGAATGCAAAATCATCGATGAAAATGTAAGATTGAAAGAAGAAGAGGATGGAACAATATTACCACATTTTTTTGTTAATTATAAAGATATAAAAAGATTATTGAATAGATTTAAAATTATTAAAATACGACACATAGAAGATTTTTTTGATGGAAAATCTAGTTGGCACTATTTCATACATGCAAAAAGAGAATAA